One Nomascus leucogenys isolate Asia chromosome 22a, Asia_NLE_v1, whole genome shotgun sequence DNA segment encodes these proteins:
- the CDCA4 gene encoding cell division cycle-associated protein 4 isoform X1, whose protein sequence is MGRTRRQDPDNRSLKDTMFARGLKRKCVGHEEDVEGALAGLKTVSSYSLQRQSLLDMSLVKLQLCHMLVEPNLCRSVLIANTVRQIQEEMTQDGTWRALAPQAAARAPLDRLVSTEILCRAAWEQEGAHPAPGLGDDHTQGPVSDLCPVTAQAPRHPQSSAWEMDGPRENRESFHKSLDQIFETLETKNPSCMEELFSDVDSPYYDLDTVLTGMMGGARPGPCEGLEGLAPATPGPSSSCKSDLGELDHVVEILVET, encoded by the exons ATGGGACGCACGAGACGGCAGGACCCAGATAACCGTTCTCTCAAA GACACGATGTTTGCACGAGGGCTGAAGAGGAAATGTGTTGGCCACGAGGAAGACGTGGAGGGAGCCCTGGCCGGCTTGAAGACCGTGTCCTCGTACAGCCTGCAGCGGCAGTCTCTCCTGGACATGTCTCTGGTGAAGCTGCAGCTTTGCCACATGCTTGTGGAGCCCAACCTGTGCCGCTCGGTCCTCATCGCCAACACGGTCCGGCAGATCCAAGAGGAGATGACGCAGGATGGGACGTGGCGCGCACTGGCACCCCAGGCTGCAGCGCGGGCGCCGCTCGACCGCTTGGTCTCCACGGAGATCCTGTGCCGTGCAGCGTGGGAGCAGGAGGGGGCACATCCTGCCCCTGGCTTGGGAGACGACCACACACAGGGCCCAGTTTCTGACCTTTGCCCAGTCACAGCACAGGCACCAAGGCACCCGCAGAGCAGTGCCTGGGAGATGGATGGCCCTCGAGAAAACAGAGAAAGCTTTCACAAGTCACTTGATCAGATATTTGAAACGCTGGAGACTAAAAACCCCAGCTGCATGGAGGAGCTGTTCTCAGACGTGGACAGCCCCTACTACGACCTGGACACGGTACTGACAGGCATGATGGGTGGTGCCAGGCCAGGCCCCTGTGAAGGGCTCGAGGGCTTGGCTCCGGCCACCCCGGGCCCCAGCTCCAGCTGCAAGTCTGACCTGGGTGAGCTGGACCACGTGGTGGAGATCCTGGTGGAGACCTGA
- the CDCA4 gene encoding cell division cycle-associated protein 4 isoform X2 — MFARGLKRKCVGHEEDVEGALAGLKTVSSYSLQRQSLLDMSLVKLQLCHMLVEPNLCRSVLIANTVRQIQEEMTQDGTWRALAPQAAARAPLDRLVSTEILCRAAWEQEGAHPAPGLGDDHTQGPVSDLCPVTAQAPRHPQSSAWEMDGPRENRESFHKSLDQIFETLETKNPSCMEELFSDVDSPYYDLDTVLTGMMGGARPGPCEGLEGLAPATPGPSSSCKSDLGELDHVVEILVET, encoded by the coding sequence ATGTTTGCACGAGGGCTGAAGAGGAAATGTGTTGGCCACGAGGAAGACGTGGAGGGAGCCCTGGCCGGCTTGAAGACCGTGTCCTCGTACAGCCTGCAGCGGCAGTCTCTCCTGGACATGTCTCTGGTGAAGCTGCAGCTTTGCCACATGCTTGTGGAGCCCAACCTGTGCCGCTCGGTCCTCATCGCCAACACGGTCCGGCAGATCCAAGAGGAGATGACGCAGGATGGGACGTGGCGCGCACTGGCACCCCAGGCTGCAGCGCGGGCGCCGCTCGACCGCTTGGTCTCCACGGAGATCCTGTGCCGTGCAGCGTGGGAGCAGGAGGGGGCACATCCTGCCCCTGGCTTGGGAGACGACCACACACAGGGCCCAGTTTCTGACCTTTGCCCAGTCACAGCACAGGCACCAAGGCACCCGCAGAGCAGTGCCTGGGAGATGGATGGCCCTCGAGAAAACAGAGAAAGCTTTCACAAGTCACTTGATCAGATATTTGAAACGCTGGAGACTAAAAACCCCAGCTGCATGGAGGAGCTGTTCTCAGACGTGGACAGCCCCTACTACGACCTGGACACGGTACTGACAGGCATGATGGGTGGTGCCAGGCCAGGCCCCTGTGAAGGGCTCGAGGGCTTGGCTCCGGCCACCCCGGGCCCCAGCTCCAGCTGCAAGTCTGACCTGGGTGAGCTGGACCACGTGGTGGAGATCCTGGTGGAGACCTGA